The proteins below are encoded in one region of Triticum aestivum cultivar Chinese Spring chromosome 1B, IWGSC CS RefSeq v2.1, whole genome shotgun sequence:
- the LOC123103420 gene encoding serine/arginine-rich splicing factor SR45 isoform X3, which translates to MAGRRSRSRSPSLSSSPSSRSLSSFSSVSSPSRSRSPPDRGRRSSSAARRGRSPPPPREGAKGGRPSSPSPPPPAKKPSPSPPPARKPSPPAPDESSLVLLVSRLSRNVTEGHLREIFENYGEVVNVELSMDKAVNLPRGYGYVEFKMRADAEKALLYMDGAQIDGNVVKVKFAPAPGQTAAAASLPKALPNPPKRDLPETDTVVPSLVPNAEKATQQRPKESSTQRKPLSSPQRRPAPGGRVDSPRRRPDSPPIHPWKDPPPFRRGRTPPSLRPGYPVRRRSPSPPPRRFRSPRRFSPRRGYVSPVRRRSPFAPRRMTPPMRMRSPPRRLPPPYRRSRSPLRRPIRSLSRSISPVSAIS; encoded by the exons ATGGCGGGCCGgcgctcccgctcccgctccccctcgctctcctcctccccgtcctcccgctccctctcctccttctcctcggtCTCCTCCCCGTCCCGCAGCCGCTCCCCTCCCGACCGCGGCCGCCGCAG CTCGTCCGCCGCGCGGAggggccgctcgccgccgccgccgcgggaggGGGCCAAGGGAGGCCGCCCGTCTTCGCCTTCGCCTCCGCCGCCGGCCAAGAAACCCTCGCCCTCTCCCCCGCCCGCGAGGAAGCCCTCCCCTCCGGCACCCGACGAGTCGTCGCTCGTCCTCCTCGTCAGCCGCCTCTCCCGCAACGTCACCGAGGGCCATCTCAGGGAGATCTTCG AGAACTATGGTGAAGTCGTCAACGTGGAGCTGTCCATGGACAAGGCG GTCAATCTTCCTCGTGGGTATGGGTACGTTGAGTTCAAGATGAGAGCTGATGCCGAGAAGGCGCTTCTTTACATGGACGGT GCTCAAATTGATGGGAATGTTGTTAAAGTGAAGTTCGCGCCTGCACCGGGCCAaacagctgctgctgcttctttgcCCAAGGCTCTTCCCAATCCTCCAAAAAGAGATCTTCCTGAGACTGACACAGTTGTTCCTTCCCTTGTTCCTAATGCTGAAAAGGCCACCCAGCAGCGACCCAAAGAAT CATCTACTCAAAGAAAACCACTTTCATCTCCCCAAAGGCGACCTGCTCCAGGCGGAAGGGTTGACTCACCTAGGCGGCGCCCTGATTCACCACCAATTCACCCTTGGAAAGATCCTCCCCCATTCAGGCGTGGCAGAACACCTCCTAGCCTGAGACCAGGATATCCAGTTCGAAGACGGTCTCCCTCTCCACCCCCTCGAAGGTTCAGATCACCAAGGCG CTTTTCACCCAGAAGAGGTTATGTTAGTCCAGTCCGAAGACGCTCTCCATTCGCTCCTAGAAGGAT GACACCTCCAATGCGGATGAGAAGTCCTCCAAGAAGGCTGCCACCTCCTTATCGTCGTAGCAGATCTCCACTTCGTCGACCAATTCGCTCCCTTTCCAGATCAATTTCTCCCGTCAG CGCTATCTCCTGA
- the LOC123103420 gene encoding serine/arginine-rich splicing factor SR45 isoform X1, whose amino-acid sequence MAGRRSRSRSPSLSSSPSSRSLSSFSSVSSPSRSRSPPDRGRRSSSAARRGRSPPPPREGAKGGRPSSPSPPPPAKKPSPSPPPARKPSPPAPDESSLVLLVSRLSRNVTEGHLREIFENYGEVVNVELSMDKAVNLPRGYGYVEFKMRADAEKALLYMDGAQIDGNVVKVKFAPAPGQTAAAASLPKALPNPPKRDLPETDTVVPSLVPNAEKATQQRPKESSTQRKPLSSPQRRPAPGGRVDSPRRRPDSPPIHPWKDPPPFRRGRTPPSLRPGYPVRRRSPSPPPRRFRSPRRFSPRRGYVSPVRRRSPFAPRRMTPPMRMRSPPRRLPPPYRRSRSPLRRPIRSLSRSISPVRGRAAPVRRARSSSSFSESPTPPRRGAVRVPRSRSPQRPFRGRRRSASSFSNSSGSSSPIRR is encoded by the exons ATGGCGGGCCGgcgctcccgctcccgctccccctcgctctcctcctccccgtcctcccgctccctctcctccttctcctcggtCTCCTCCCCGTCCCGCAGCCGCTCCCCTCCCGACCGCGGCCGCCGCAG CTCGTCCGCCGCGCGGAggggccgctcgccgccgccgccgcgggaggGGGCCAAGGGAGGCCGCCCGTCTTCGCCTTCGCCTCCGCCGCCGGCCAAGAAACCCTCGCCCTCTCCCCCGCCCGCGAGGAAGCCCTCCCCTCCGGCACCCGACGAGTCGTCGCTCGTCCTCCTCGTCAGCCGCCTCTCCCGCAACGTCACCGAGGGCCATCTCAGGGAGATCTTCG AGAACTATGGTGAAGTCGTCAACGTGGAGCTGTCCATGGACAAGGCG GTCAATCTTCCTCGTGGGTATGGGTACGTTGAGTTCAAGATGAGAGCTGATGCCGAGAAGGCGCTTCTTTACATGGACGGT GCTCAAATTGATGGGAATGTTGTTAAAGTGAAGTTCGCGCCTGCACCGGGCCAaacagctgctgctgcttctttgcCCAAGGCTCTTCCCAATCCTCCAAAAAGAGATCTTCCTGAGACTGACACAGTTGTTCCTTCCCTTGTTCCTAATGCTGAAAAGGCCACCCAGCAGCGACCCAAAGAAT CATCTACTCAAAGAAAACCACTTTCATCTCCCCAAAGGCGACCTGCTCCAGGCGGAAGGGTTGACTCACCTAGGCGGCGCCCTGATTCACCACCAATTCACCCTTGGAAAGATCCTCCCCCATTCAGGCGTGGCAGAACACCTCCTAGCCTGAGACCAGGATATCCAGTTCGAAGACGGTCTCCCTCTCCACCCCCTCGAAGGTTCAGATCACCAAGGCG CTTTTCACCCAGAAGAGGTTATGTTAGTCCAGTCCGAAGACGCTCTCCATTCGCTCCTAGAAGGAT GACACCTCCAATGCGGATGAGAAGTCCTCCAAGAAGGCTGCCACCTCCTTATCGTCGTAGCAGATCTCCACTTCGTCGACCAATTCGCTCCCTTTCCAGATCAATTTCTCCCGTCAG GGGTCGAGCAGCTCCTGTGAGGCGTGCGCGGTCATCCTCGTCATTTTCTGAATCACCAACGCCGCCAAGAAGG GGAGCCGTAAGGGTACCGAGAAGTCGCAGCCCTCAAAG GCCCTTTAGAGGGAGACGGAGAAGTGCCTCTAGCTTCAGCAATAGTAGTGGTTCGTCCTCCCCTATCCGCCGTTAG
- the LOC123103420 gene encoding serine/arginine-rich splicing factor SR45 isoform X2, with product MAGRRSRSRSPSLSSSPSSRSLSSFSSVSSPSRSRSPPDRGRRSSSAARRGRSPPPPREGAKGGRPSSPSPPPPAKKPSPSPPPARKPSPPAPDESSLVLLVSRLSRNVTEGHLREIFENYGEVVNVELSMDKAVNLPRGYGYVEFKMRADAEKALLYMDGAQIDGNVVKVKFAPAPGQTAAAASLPKALPNPPKRDLPETDTVVPSLVPNAEKATQQRPKESSTQRKPLSSPQRRPAPGGRVDSPRRRPDSPPIHPWKDPPPFRRGRTPPSLRPGYPVRRRSPSPPPRRFRSPRRFSPRRGYVSPVRRRSPFAPRRMTPPMRMRSPPRRLPPPYRRSRSPLRRPIRSLSRSISPVRGRAAPVRRARSSSSFSESPTPPRRGAVRVPRSRSPQR from the exons ATGGCGGGCCGgcgctcccgctcccgctccccctcgctctcctcctccccgtcctcccgctccctctcctccttctcctcggtCTCCTCCCCGTCCCGCAGCCGCTCCCCTCCCGACCGCGGCCGCCGCAG CTCGTCCGCCGCGCGGAggggccgctcgccgccgccgccgcgggaggGGGCCAAGGGAGGCCGCCCGTCTTCGCCTTCGCCTCCGCCGCCGGCCAAGAAACCCTCGCCCTCTCCCCCGCCCGCGAGGAAGCCCTCCCCTCCGGCACCCGACGAGTCGTCGCTCGTCCTCCTCGTCAGCCGCCTCTCCCGCAACGTCACCGAGGGCCATCTCAGGGAGATCTTCG AGAACTATGGTGAAGTCGTCAACGTGGAGCTGTCCATGGACAAGGCG GTCAATCTTCCTCGTGGGTATGGGTACGTTGAGTTCAAGATGAGAGCTGATGCCGAGAAGGCGCTTCTTTACATGGACGGT GCTCAAATTGATGGGAATGTTGTTAAAGTGAAGTTCGCGCCTGCACCGGGCCAaacagctgctgctgcttctttgcCCAAGGCTCTTCCCAATCCTCCAAAAAGAGATCTTCCTGAGACTGACACAGTTGTTCCTTCCCTTGTTCCTAATGCTGAAAAGGCCACCCAGCAGCGACCCAAAGAAT CATCTACTCAAAGAAAACCACTTTCATCTCCCCAAAGGCGACCTGCTCCAGGCGGAAGGGTTGACTCACCTAGGCGGCGCCCTGATTCACCACCAATTCACCCTTGGAAAGATCCTCCCCCATTCAGGCGTGGCAGAACACCTCCTAGCCTGAGACCAGGATATCCAGTTCGAAGACGGTCTCCCTCTCCACCCCCTCGAAGGTTCAGATCACCAAGGCG CTTTTCACCCAGAAGAGGTTATGTTAGTCCAGTCCGAAGACGCTCTCCATTCGCTCCTAGAAGGAT GACACCTCCAATGCGGATGAGAAGTCCTCCAAGAAGGCTGCCACCTCCTTATCGTCGTAGCAGATCTCCACTTCGTCGACCAATTCGCTCCCTTTCCAGATCAATTTCTCCCGTCAG GGGTCGAGCAGCTCCTGTGAGGCGTGCGCGGTCATCCTCGTCATTTTCTGAATCACCAACGCCGCCAAGAAGG GGAGCCGTAAGGGTACCGAGAAGTCGCAGCCCTCAAAGGTAG